The proteins below come from a single Caulobacter flavus genomic window:
- a CDS encoding ABC-F family ATP-binding cassette domain-containing protein, whose protein sequence is MAAPARAPVLALKDVRLADGAKPLFDGVDLALEPRVRACLVGRNGAGKSTLLKVLAAQGAEADSGERAVQPGAKVVFVSQEPEITGETLLDYCTAGGAQDYEAHATLADFGLNYDQSTQGLSGGERRRAALARAFAEQPDVLLLDEPTNHLDIFAIQTLEEELANSKCAALIVSHDRAFLNRVTQRTFWLEHRKVRRLDKGFSEFEAWSEQVLAAEAEEERRLNKKLEVENAWLARGVQGRRARNEGRRRALMALRAEKKDIQSEKRGSMTMAVESSGTSGKRVVEAKGLTKTFGDRTIVENFNTRILRGDRVALVGPNGAGKTTLVRLLLGEIPADAGTVQLGTNLEIAYVDQNRLALSEKITVWDFLTPSGGDSILVRGVSKHVAGYAKEFLFTEAQLRQPVTSLSGGERNRLLLARALASPMNLLVLDEPTNDLDMDTLDLLEELLADFEGTLILVSHDRDFIDRLATSTIAMNGHGDVLETPGGWTDLIDQAPDFFKGARGATGDFATGAPAPKPAPAAPAAPKKTTKLSYKDQRRLEECEALIANSPKILGDLEKKLDDPNLYARDPAGFDKIMKALDKARADLAQAEEDWLMLEEKREAIAG, encoded by the coding sequence ATGGCCGCCCCCGCCCGCGCCCCCGTGCTCGCCCTCAAGGACGTCCGCCTCGCCGACGGCGCCAAGCCTTTGTTCGACGGCGTCGACCTGGCCCTGGAGCCGCGCGTCCGCGCCTGCCTGGTGGGCCGCAACGGCGCCGGCAAGTCGACCCTGCTCAAGGTGCTGGCCGCCCAGGGCGCCGAGGCCGACAGCGGCGAGCGCGCCGTGCAGCCGGGCGCCAAGGTGGTGTTCGTCAGCCAGGAGCCGGAGATCACCGGCGAGACGCTGCTCGACTACTGCACCGCCGGCGGCGCCCAGGACTACGAGGCCCACGCCACCCTGGCCGACTTCGGCCTGAACTACGACCAGAGCACGCAGGGGCTGTCGGGCGGCGAGCGCCGCCGCGCCGCCCTGGCGCGGGCGTTCGCCGAGCAGCCCGACGTGCTGCTGCTGGACGAGCCCACCAACCACCTCGACATCTTCGCCATCCAGACGCTGGAAGAGGAGCTGGCCAATTCCAAGTGCGCGGCGCTGATCGTCAGCCACGACCGCGCCTTCCTCAACCGCGTCACCCAGCGCACCTTCTGGCTGGAGCACCGCAAGGTGCGCCGCCTCGACAAGGGCTTTTCCGAATTCGAGGCCTGGAGCGAGCAGGTGCTGGCCGCCGAGGCGGAAGAGGAGCGCCGCCTCAACAAGAAGCTCGAGGTCGAGAACGCCTGGCTGGCCCGCGGCGTCCAGGGTCGCCGGGCCCGCAACGAGGGCCGCCGCCGCGCCCTAATGGCCCTGCGCGCCGAGAAGAAGGACATCCAGTCCGAGAAGCGCGGCTCGATGACCATGGCCGTCGAGAGCTCGGGCACGTCGGGCAAGCGGGTGGTCGAGGCCAAGGGCCTGACCAAGACCTTCGGCGACCGCACGATCGTCGAGAACTTCAACACCCGCATCCTGCGCGGCGACCGGGTGGCCCTGGTGGGCCCCAACGGCGCGGGCAAGACCACGCTGGTGCGCCTGCTGCTGGGCGAGATCCCGGCCGACGCCGGCACGGTGCAGCTGGGGACCAATCTGGAGATCGCCTATGTCGACCAGAACCGCCTGGCCCTGTCGGAAAAGATCACCGTCTGGGACTTCCTGACCCCGTCGGGCGGCGACTCCATCCTGGTGCGCGGCGTCTCCAAGCACGTCGCCGGCTACGCCAAGGAGTTCCTGTTCACCGAGGCCCAGCTGCGCCAGCCGGTCACCAGCCTGTCGGGCGGCGAGCGCAACCGCCTGCTGCTGGCCCGCGCCCTGGCCTCGCCGATGAACCTGCTGGTGCTCGACGAACCGACCAACGACCTCGACATGGACACGCTGGACCTGCTGGAGGAGCTGCTGGCCGATTTCGAGGGAACCCTCATTCTCGTCAGCCACGATCGCGACTTCATCGACCGCCTGGCCACCTCGACCATCGCCATGAACGGCCACGGCGACGTGCTGGAGACGCCCGGCGGCTGGACCGACCTGATCGACCAGGCCCCGGACTTCTTCAAGGGCGCCCGCGGCGCGACCGGCGACTTCGCCACCGGCGCCCCGGCCCCCAAGCCCGCCCCGGCCGCGCCCGCCGCTCCGAAGAAGACCACCAAGCTGTCCTACAAGGACCAGCGCCGGCTGGAGGAGTGCGAGGCCCTGATCGCCAATTCTCCCAAGATCCTCGGCGACCTGGAGAAGAAGCTGGACGACCCCAACCTCTACGCCCGCGATCCGGCCGGCTTCGACAAGATCATGAAGGCCCTCGACAAGGCCCGCGCCGACCTGGCCCAGGCCGAGGAAGACTGGCTGATGCTGGAGGAAAAGCGCGAGGCCATCGCCGGC